A part of Arachis hypogaea cultivar Tifrunner chromosome 12, arahy.Tifrunner.gnm2.J5K5, whole genome shotgun sequence genomic DNA contains:
- the LOC112728632 gene encoding lysine-specific demethylase JMJ28 has product MGKKSAAATGEEEYVPPDNLRCGRTDGRQWRCRRRVKDNLKLCEVHYLQGRHRQYKEKVPEFLKLQRNKRKSHSHSPSPPSSPANNVEIRARKDSKIALLAKKKRKLSDGTSEALVVQKKNKNKKRKNKNKGLRSGDDKHLELIRMVLTREVEKRKKRNKKNDDDEEDEECSEGAELRRELPNGVMAISTASTANGFNGNVGSHFDVKLAADSNSKALAVTPRYFRSKNVDRVPVGRLQVVQYGQGLKKKGKGKKKRCHWCQKSNSQNLIKCSSCNKEFFCMDCIKQRYFGTENEVKKACPVCRGTCTCKDCLASQYKDSESKEHSAGKSRVGRILHLHYLLCMLLPVLKQISEYQDTQLETEARIKGMEASDIHIRQVEFGFNEKKFCNHCKTPILDLNRSCPSCLYSLCLNCFQELSQGSISGESMLKLPIKTKTCAAREKENADEKAISSCNITHCNGIDTVSFPSTELGGCGNSHRDLRYIFPSSLIKEMELKAEEIVCSYEFPEIPDKSSKCSMCSDTDHKTKRHKQLQEAALRGDSNDNCLFNPTVSDINGDNFEHFQKHWGKGHPVVVQDVLRKTSNLSWDPLIMFCSYLERSITRYESDKDLLESCLDWCEVEINIRQSFSGSLKCRPCENTCHEMLKLKGLLSSQLFKEQFPGHFSEVIDALPIQEYMNPMSGLLNLAASLPLQSTKHDIGPYVHISFGCADKEADSVTKLCYDSYDVVNIMAHTTDVPLSTEQLSKIQRLLKKHKALCRRDSSKITAEQQQEEKVKETLPPHAEEVEQKGSQRVAKEVDFLRRVNRTSFVSTHTEKATTGSIENSFSQDRECDLSDSDSEPTVLHGLSTGRNPRNLFESSKDKNKFSAEHSGAQWDVFRRQDVPKLMEYLIRHCDEFSHNYDNDKVMVHPILDQSIFLDKNHKIRLKEEFQVEPWTFKQHVGEAVVIPAGCPYQIRNPKCCVHVVLEFVSPENVSECIQLIDEVRLLPADHKAKVETLQVKKMVLHSMNTAIKEMHELTNKPAKT; this is encoded by the exons ATGGGAAAAAAATCAGCTGCGGCCACCGGGGAGGAGGAGTATGTTCCGCCGGACAACCTGAGGTGCGGGAGGACGGACGGGCGGCAATGGCGGTGCCGGCGGAGAGTGAAGGATAATCTGAAGCTGTGCGAGGTTCACTACCTTCAAGGTCGCCATCGCCAGTACAAGGAGAAGGTCCCTGAGTTCCTCAAGCTTCAGAGGAATAAGCGTAAGAGCCACTCtcattctccttctcctccttcctcTCCTGCCAACAATGTCGAAATTAGGGCACGCAAGGACTCCAAGATTGCTCTTCTCGCCAAAAAGAAGCGCAAGCTTTCCGATGGTACTTCAGAGGCATTGGTCGttcagaagaagaataagaacaagaaaaggaaaaacaaaaacaagggGTTGCGGAGTGGTGATGATAAGCATTTGGAGCTTATAAGGATGGTCTTGACGAGAGAGGttgagaaaaggaagaagaggaacaagaagaatgacgatgatgaagaagatgaagagtgcAGCGAAGGAGCAGAGTTGCGGAGAGAATTGCCGAATGGAGTGATGGCTATCTCTACAGCTTCAACCGCCAATGGTTTCAATGGCAATGTGGGTTCCCATTTTGATGTAAAACTGGCTGCTGATTCTAATTCCAAAGCGCTCGCCGTCACGCCGCGTTACTTCAGGTCCAAGAATGTTGATAGAGTCCCTGTTGGCAGGTTGCAG GTTGTGCAGTATGGACAGGGCTTGAAGAAGAAGGGAAAGGGTAAGAAGAAGAGGTGTCATTGGTGCCAGAAGAGTAATTCTCAGAATCTTATCAAGTGTTCTAGCTGTAACAAGGAGTTCTTCTGCATGGATTGCATAAAACAGCG GTATTTTGGCACTGAGAATGAAGTTAAGAAGGCATGCCCTGTTTGTAGAGGAACTTGCACTTGTAAGGACTGTCTGGCAAGTCAATATAAAGACAGTGAAAGTAAG GAACATTCGGCTGGTAAAAGCAGAGTTGGTAGAATATTGCATTTACATTACCTACTCTGTATGCTCCTTCCAGTACTGAAACAAATAAGTGAATATCAGGATACTCAGCTAGAAACTGAAGCAAGAATTAAAG GGATGGAAGCTTCTGATATTCACATCAGACAGGTTGAATTTGGCTTCAATGAGAAAAAATTCTG CAATCACTGCAAAACTCCCATTTTGGATCTCAATAGAAGCTGCCCTAGTTGCTTATATAGCCTTTGCTTAAATTGTTTTCAAGAATTAAGTCAGGGAAGCATTTCTGGAGAATCAATGTTGAAGCTACCGATTAAAACAAAAACTTGCGCTGCCCGTGAGAAAGAAAATGCGGATGAGAAGGCCATTTCTAGTTGCAATATAACTCATTGTAATGGCATTGACACTGTATCATTTCCATCTACAGAACTTGGTGGTTGTGGTAATAGCCACCGTGATTTGAGATATATTTTTCCCTCTAGTTTGATCAAAGAGATGGAACTAAAGGCAGAAGAAATCGTTTGCAGCTATGAATTCCCAGAAATACCAGACAAAAGTTCAAAATGCTCAATGTGTTCTGACACAGATCACAAAACTAAAAGACATAAGCAGTTGCAAGAAGCAGCTCTAAGAGGGGATTCAAATGATAATTGCTTGTTTAACCCCACAGTTTCGGACATCAATGGTGATAATTTTGAACACTTTCAAAAACACTGGGGAAAAGGCCATCCCGTAGTGGTGCAAGATGTTCTTCGAAAGACATCAAACCTCAGCTGGGATCCACTGATCATGTTCTGTAGTTATCTTGAGCGGAGCATTACAAGATACGAGAGTGATAAGGACTTACTTGAATCTTGTTTGGATTGGTGTGAG GTGGAAATTAACATTAGGCAGTCTTTTAGCGGGTCTCTCAAATGTCGTCCTTGCGAAAACACTTGCCATGAGATGCTGAAATTAAAGGGGTTGTTGTCTTCCCAACTTTTCAAAGAGCAATTTCCAGGTCATTTTTCTGAAGTAATTGATGCTCTACCAATTCAAGAATACATGAATCCCATGTCTGGTCTTCTGAATTTGGCAGCAAGTTTGCCACTTCAGAGTACTAAACATGACATTGGACCATACGTGCATATTTCATTTGGCTGTGCCGACAAGGAAGCTGATTCTGTGACTAAACTCTGCTATGATTCATATGATGtg GTTAATATTATGGCACATACCACGGATGTTCCCCTATCTACAGAGCAGCTTTCAAAAATTCAACGACTACTGAAAAAGCATAAAGCTTTATGTCGAAGGGATTCTTCTAAAATTACTGCTGAACAACAacaggaagagaaagtaaaagaaACGTTACCACCACATGCTGAAGAAGTGGAACAAAAAGGTTCACAGCGAGTGGCCAAAGAAGTTGACTTTTTAAGGAGAGTCAATAGAACATCCTTTGTCTCAACTCACACTGAAAAAGCAACTACTGGAAGTATAGAGAACAGCTTTTCCCAGGATAGAGAATGTGATTTATCTGATTCTGATTCGGAACCCACAGTTCTCCATGGGTTGTCTACAGGCCGTAATCCAAGAAATCTGTTTGAAAGCTCGAAAGATAAAAATAAGTTTTCTGCTGAGCATTCTGGGGCCCAATGGGATGTATTCCGCAGACAAGACGTTCCAAAGCTCATGGAATACCTTATAAGACATTGTGATGAATTTTCTCATAACTATGACAATGACAAAGTA ATGGTTCATCCAATTCTAGATCAGAGCATTTTTCTTgacaaaaatcacaaaataaggcttaaaGAGGAGTTTC AGGTTGAACCATGGACATTCAAGCAACATGTTGGAGAAGCTGTTGTCATTCCCGCTGGATGTCCATACCAGATCAGAAATCCTAAG TGTTGCGTTCATGTGGTGTTGGAATTTGTGTCACCGGAAAATGTCTCCGAGTGTATCCAGCTGATTGATGAGGTCCGACTGCTGCCGGCAGACCATAAAGCCAAAGTAGAAACGTTGCag GTGAAGAAAATGGTGCTTCATAGCATGAATACAGCAATTAAGGAAATGCATGAGCTTACAAACAAGCCAGCCAAAACATGA
- the LOC112728633 gene encoding uncharacterized protein, protein MTSHPLHPTCDFDTDSVASSPRSDHFHDPPQRVRFMCSFGGKILPRPHDNQLRYVGGDTRILAINRSISFPAFLLKLSKLSGMTNITAKYQLPNEDLDALISVTTDEDVENMMDEYDRVAHNQNPRSARLRLFLFPESSAADDTSRAGSISSLLNGSVKRESWFLDALNGGVSALERGRSEASSMVSEVPDYLFGLDNSEETQSNRELRHKDRPCLYSDPGSPAPVASQFSSTSSVPCVPSIPNLPPVKTKPANPAPEVESKEIQIEAEPAPQPQPQPNTYPGNTVLHYAADASYSGHSVQPVPVYYFPGPVQPGTLPVHMQAPYPYVQQPYHAVVPGQVPVGYRHFVPGSGQVYGAGLRHVSPMHHPYSTSATAAVVQDGVKQQMYQAVPGSGYPAMAMTGGDEPQRGGSEFVVGRIGSPTP, encoded by the exons ATGACGTCACACCCACTCCATCCCACCTGCGACTTCGACACCGACTCCGTCGCCTCCTCCCCTCGCTCCGACCACTTCCACGACCCCCCTCAACGCGTCCGCTTCATGTGCAGCTTCGGCGGCAAGATCCTCCCTCGTCCTCACGACAACCAGCTCCGCTATGTCGGCGGTGACACCCGCATACTTGCCATCAACCGCTCCATCTCCTTCCCCGCCTTCCTCCTCAAGCTCTCCAAGCTATCAG GTATGACCAACATAACCGCCAAGTACCAGCTTCCCAACGAGGACCTTGACGCGCTAATTTCTGTCACCACCGACGAAGACGTCGAGAACATGATGGACGAGTACGACCGCGTCGCACACAATCAAAATCCCCGATCCGCTCGTCTCCGCCTCTTCCTCTTTCCGGAATCATCCGCCGCCGACGATACCTCCCGAGCCGGCAGCATCAGCTCCCTCCTCAACGGCTCCGTTAAACGCGAGAGCTGGTTCCTCGACGCCCTCAACGGCGGCGTCTCAGCCCTCGAGCGAGGCCGCTCCGAAGCTTCCTCCATGGTCTCGGAGGTTCCCGATTACCTCTTCGGGTTGGACAACTCCGAAGAAACGCAAAGCAACCGCGAATTACGACATAAGGACCGACCCTGTCTATATTCGGATCCGGGTTCTCCTGCCCCAGTTGCGTCTCAATTTTCCTCCACATCATCAGTGCCGTGCGTGCCATCTATCCCCAACCTTCCACCAGTTAAAACCAAACCGGCGAACCCGGCTCCTGAAGTGGAGTCCAAGGAGATTCAAATCGAAGCTGAACCGGCTCCACAACCTCAACCGCAACCAAACACGTACCCGGGTAACACTGTTCTGCACTACGCCGCGGATGCCTCCTATTCGGGCCATTCTGTTCAACCGGTTCCGGTTTACTATTTTCCCGGTCCGGTTCAACCAGGAACTCTTCCGGTTCATATGCAGGCTCCATATCCATACGTTCAACAACCGTATCATGCAGTGGTTCCGGGTCAGGTTCCAGTCGGGTACCGTCATTTTGTTCCGGGTTCGGGTCAAGTATATGGCGCGGGTCTGAGGCATGTAAGCCCGATGCACCATCCATACAGTACATCTGCCACAGCGGCTGTGGTTCAAGACGGTGTGAAACAGCAGATGTATCAGGCGGTGCCTGGTTCCGGTTACCCAGCAATGGCAATGACAGGTGGGGATGAACCACAGAGAGGTGGTTCGGAGTTTGTGGTGGGTCGGATCGGGTCGCCAACTCCCTAA
- the LOC112728634 gene encoding uncharacterized protein, giving the protein MGEQLEKQERAVLMVEDEEKDGLLEGMAVLDFDMLCSSVALRTSHRNWGKLGRVVGNDDDDEEQNGGEFGGVLRMWEGELLDCFDDRRILLESTCCPCYRFGKNMKRAGFGSCYIQAAMYFLLAIGAFLNFIAFAVTKRHCFLYLAVAFIFSVGLYLGFFRSRIRHKFNIKGSDSSLDVSIYHFACPCCTLSQESRTLEMNNVQDGTWHGRGDTICIDGFGGKGKLNPPPLITVESIDDKGSMEKNTNLHNPA; this is encoded by the exons ATGGGGGAACAACTGGAGAAGCAAGAGAGGGCGGTGCTTATGGTGGAGGACGAAGAAAAGGACGGGTTGTTGGAGGGAATGGCGGTTTTGGACTTCGACATGCTGTGCTCCTCCGTGGCGTTGAGAACCTCGCATCGGAATTGGGGGAAGCTTGGGAGGGttgttgggaatgatgatgatgatgaagaacaaaatgGTGGAGAGTTTGGCGGGGTTTTGAGGATGTGGGAAGGTGAACTCCTTGATTGTTTCGATGATCGTCGCATTCTTCTTGAATCCACATG CTGTCCTTGCTACCGATTTGGGAAGAACATGAAGAGAGCTGGTTTTGGTTCTTGCTACATTCAG GCAGCAATGTATTTCCTGCTTGCCATTGGTGCCTTCCTTAATTTCATTGCCTTTGCTGTCACGAAACGGCACTGCTTTCTCTATCTGGCAGTTGCCTTCATCTTCTCTGTTGGATTGTATTTAGGATTCTTCCGGTCACGTATAAGACATAAGTTCAACATCAAG GGTAGTGATAGTTCCTTGGACGTTAGCATCTACCATTTTGCTTGTCCTTGCTGTACATTAAGTCAg GAGTCTAGAACCTTGGAGATGAACAATGTTCAGGATGGAACTTGGCATGGTCGTGGTGACACAATATGCATCGATGGCTTTGGTGGAAAGGGCAAGTTAAACCCTCCTCCTCTTATTACAGTCGAGTCTATTGATGATAAAGGTAGCATGGAAAAGAACACAAATTTACACAATCCAGCTTGA
- the LOC112728635 gene encoding glycosyl hydrolase 5 family protein, translating into MKMLCKVSLLLLFLATLTCYCNALPLSAHKRWIIDDATGKRVKLTCAHWVAHAKPMVAEGLDHLPLNDIVKQFPERGFNCVRLSYATYMFTRYANVSIGETLSSLDIPERVAAIEKHNPWVLNMTHLQAFEAVVDALDKQGVMMLIDNHVSMPKWCCDRQDQNGFFNDRHFQPREWLQGLAFVAQHFKGKRHVVAMDLRNELRGSRESSKDWYKYVRQGARTIHQHNPNLLVVISGLDFDKDFTFLKNKPLDLNFTNKIVYEAHLYSFTGDTGSWSLQPVNRVCASVLESVQNLWGFLIGGSNPAPMFVSEFGYDMTGENDADNKYIVCFKSYLAAMDMDWSLWSFGGSYYYRQGNVGADESYAVLTHDWTGYRDPKFPHKFQLLQALLQDPASNLSKSQILFHPLSGNCTHVSSKKELEFGDCKNHVRWSFEGDGAPIRMMDSPLCLKATGEGLPPTLSKDCLSPPQSSWRFVSVTGLHLATKNKNGDLLCLDTDSHSSKLVTKKCICVDDDDSACLDNPQSQWFQLLTTNV; encoded by the exons ATGAAGATGCTATGCAAGGTCTCGCTTTTGCTCTTATTCTTGGCCACACTGACTTGCTACTGCAACGCCTTGCCCCTCTCAGCCCACAAGCGATGGATCATCGACGACGCAACGGGGAAGCGTGTGAAACTCACGTGCGCTCATTGGGTTGCACATGCAAAGCCAATGGTGGCGGAGGGTTTGGACCACTTGCCCTTAAACGACATCGTTAAGCAGTTTCCTGAACGGGGATTCAACTGCGTTCGTCTCTCCTATGCGACTTACATGTTCACTCGCTACGCCAACGTCTCCATTGGCGAGACCTTGAGTAGTCTGGACATACCGGAGAGGGTGGCAGCGATAGAGAAGCACAACCCTTGGGTGCTGAACATGACGCACCTTCAGGCTTTTGAAGCTGTGGTTGATGCCTTGGATAAACAAGGGGTCATGATGCTCATTGATAACCATGTTAGCATGCCTAAATGGTGCTGTGATCGTCAAGATCAGAATGGCTTCTTCAATGACAGGCACTTTCAACCTCGTGAATGGCTTCAAGGTTTGGCTTTTGTAGCCCAACATTTCAAGGGAAAACGCCAT GTTGTGGCTATGGACTTAAGAAATGAGCTTAGAGGTTCACGTGAAAGTTCAAAGGATTGGTATAAGTACGTGAGGCAAGGAGCAAGAACCATTCACCAACacaaccctaatctcttagttgtAATCTCAGGCTTAGACTTCGACAAAGACTTCACGTTCTTGAAGAACAAGCCCCTTGACCTAAACTTCACCAACAAGATAGTTTACGAGGCGCACTTGTACTCTTTTACCGGCGACACAGGCAGTTGGAGCCTTCAACCGGTGAATCGGGTTTGCGCCTCTGTCCTGGAGTCGGTGCAAAATCTATGGGGATTTTTGATAGGCGGAAGCAACCCAGCACCAATGTTTGTGAGCGAATTCGGTTATGACATGACGGGTGAAAATGATGCAGACAACAAATACATCGTGTGCTTCAAGTCTTACCTTGCAGCGATGGACATGGATTGGAGCTTGTGGTCTTTTGGAGGAAGCTATTATTATCGACAAGGGAATGTTGGTGCTGATGAGAGCTATGCTGTTTTAACCCATGATTGGACAGGTTATAGAGACCCTAAATTCCCACACAAGTTTCAACTTCTTCAAGCTCTACTCCAAG ATCCAGCTTCTAACCTTTCAAAGTCCCAGATACTGTTCCATCCTTTGAGCGGTAACTGCACGCACGTGAGCAGCAAGAAGGAACTTGAATTTGGTGACTGCAAGAACCATGTTAGGTGGAGTTTCGAAGGAGATGGAGCCCCAATCAGAATGATGGACTCTCCTCTGTGTCTGAAGGCAACTGGTGAAGGCCTTCCTCCAACACTCTCAAAGGATTGCTTGTCACCACCACAGAGTTCTTGGAGATTTGTTTCGGTGACGGGTCTTCATTTAGCCACCAAAAATAAGAATGGGGACCTTCTGTGCTTGGACACTGATTCTCATTCTTCTAAGTTAGTCACCAAAAAATGCATCTGCGTTGATGACGATGATTCTGCTTGTTTGGATAATCCCCAAAGCCAGTGGTTCCAGCTTCTTACAACCAACGTCtag